From a region of the Synechococcus sp. PCC 7502 genome:
- a CDS encoding DUF5615 family PIN-like protein produces the protein MNIKLDENLGDIRISSRLKLAGHDVATVSQQGLTSAPDTKLIEVCHQEGRCLVTLDRGFGNRIQYRPKNYAGIVLIRLSPNASFDDRVKAIDALILALEQEEVNGKLWIGKDGSVQEYKSIESEEDL, from the coding sequence ATGAATATCAAACTTGACGAAAATCTAGGAGATATTCGGATCTCATCAAGGCTTAAGCTGGCGGGGCATGATGTGGCAACCGTGAGTCAGCAAGGATTAACTTCCGCCCCAGATACAAAACTGATAGAGGTATGTCACCAAGAAGGAAGATGTCTCGTTACTTTGGATCGCGGATTTGGAAATCGAATTCAGTACAGACCGAAAAATTATGCAGGTATAGTCTTGATTCGGTTGTCACCAAATGCTTCTTTCGATGATCGGGTTAAGGCGATTGATGCTCTAATTCTTGCTTTGGAGCAGGAGGAGGTTAATGGGAAGCTATGGATTGGTAAGGATGGATCTGTCCAAGAGTACAAGTCGATTGAGTCAGAGGAGGATTTATGA
- a CDS encoding DUF433 domain-containing protein: MSNNNLLSRISIDPAICFGNPCIRGHRIWVSVILDLLASGATFEEILEEYSGIERLDILACIAYGAEMSRGYFREIPLTQNQEAV; encoded by the coding sequence ATGTCTAACAATAATTTACTGTCACGAATTTCTATCGATCCCGCTATTTGCTTTGGTAATCCTTGTATTCGAGGACATCGGATATGGGTTTCGGTAATTCTCGATTTACTTGCTAGTGGCGCAACTTTTGAAGAAATTCTTGAAGAATATTCAGGTATTGAAAGATTAGATATTTTGGCTTGTATTGCCTATGGCGCTGAAATGTCAAGGGGATATTTTAGAGAAATTCCATTGACTCAAAATCAAGAGGCTGTATGA
- a CDS encoding DUF86 domain-containing protein: MSRVNPAIVMAKLAYMKQYLLDLIRFKDISLEDYLNSDNHYVVERLLQLIADVQTDVNRHLIKGLGGVQPRENAETAIVINSLGVIEIGLAQKMSASIGLRNVIVHLYDELNPEIVHGAISKTITDYAQYQRQILNYLDALEKNNDA; the protein is encoded by the coding sequence ATGAGTCGAGTTAATCCTGCGATCGTGATGGCAAAGCTTGCCTATATGAAGCAATATCTATTGGATCTCATCAGGTTTAAAGATATTTCTTTGGAGGATTATCTTAACTCGGACAATCATTATGTGGTTGAGCGGTTGCTACAACTAATTGCGGATGTGCAGACTGATGTGAATCGACATTTGATTAAAGGTTTGGGCGGTGTTCAACCTAGAGAGAATGCTGAGACTGCGATTGTGATTAATAGTTTAGGAGTTATTGAGATTGGTCTTGCTCAGAAGATGTCAGCTTCAATTGGGTTACGCAATGTGATTGTGCATTTGTATGACGAGCTCAATCCTGAGATCGTGCATGGGGCGATCTCGAAGACAATTACTGACTATGCCCAATATCAGCGCCAAATCCTCAATTATTTAGATGCTTTGGAGAAAAATAATGACGCTTAG
- a CDS encoding nucleotidyltransferase family protein encodes MKTELSLADLQQRALTIGDRLPYLKFLVLFGSRARGDAYERSDWDFAILCDEEARQKAIEDQPYGFLAVHNAIKDCFEIGGECMDVVDVTRCSTLIAHYIAKEGVVLYESEIGVFRDFQQKVMMTQQAIAELSASLRQQVEAFLQEQGV; translated from the coding sequence ATGAAGACGGAACTATCTTTAGCAGATTTACAACAACGGGCGCTGACGATTGGCGATCGCCTGCCTTATCTGAAGTTTTTAGTGTTATTTGGCTCTAGGGCGAGGGGTGATGCCTATGAAAGAAGTGATTGGGATTTTGCGATTCTTTGCGATGAAGAGGCGAGACAAAAGGCGATCGAGGATCAGCCCTATGGATTTTTGGCGGTACATAATGCAATCAAGGATTGTTTTGAGATTGGTGGTGAGTGTATGGATGTGGTGGATGTGACGCGATGCTCAACGTTGATTGCTCATTACATTGCGAAGGAGGGTGTGGTGTTGTATGAGTCTGAAATTGGTGTGTTTAGAGATTTTCAGCAGAAAGTCATGATGACTCAACAGGCGATCGCTGAGTTGAGTGCTAGTTTGCGTCAGCAAGTTGAGGCTTTTTTGCAGGAGCAGGGTGTATGA
- a CDS encoding WYL domain-containing protein, producing MQSVRTNKMGRRGQSITLSISDHDKAQLEELALELGMMWGDRPNITKLVEEIARKKLIVAPKQEWGLEQTQALERGRSALIDIGKITEALAIAQLLIEHGTLTIPLKNELERFIIKPTQTWRLEVEKYIRRGQPFRLTYQDAAEQIHHFHIQFAEIGIHEDRQYLDCWCKETIGNLDIPELCHNWSLRLDRIAEASTTPISEPWRSGLDNINIEMHLFHRLAFAYKTKINLDIENEWLVDIPQTKRIVRKITNTFWFIREILRYGQDCKVLSPDNVQNLIKMEIEKMRTLY from the coding sequence TTGCAAAGTGTACGTACAAATAAAATGGGACGAAGAGGGCAATCAATCACACTTTCAATATCAGATCACGACAAAGCGCAGTTGGAAGAACTAGCACTAGAACTTGGCATGATGTGGGGTGATCGCCCAAATATAACTAAATTAGTCGAGGAGATCGCAAGAAAAAAACTCATAGTTGCCCCCAAACAAGAGTGGGGATTAGAACAAACCCAAGCTTTAGAGCGGGGTCGTAGTGCCCTTATAGATATAGGTAAAATAACTGAGGCTTTAGCCATCGCCCAGCTACTCATAGAACATGGCACCCTGACTATTCCTTTAAAAAATGAGCTAGAACGATTCATTATAAAACCTACCCAAACATGGCGGCTCGAAGTGGAAAAGTATATTCGCCGTGGACAGCCATTTAGGTTAACCTACCAAGATGCAGCCGAACAAATTCATCATTTTCATATTCAATTTGCAGAAATCGGTATCCATGAAGACCGCCAGTATCTTGATTGTTGGTGTAAAGAAACAATCGGAAATCTCGATATACCTGAGCTTTGCCACAATTGGAGTCTGAGACTAGATCGCATTGCTGAAGCCTCCACTACACCTATCTCAGAACCGTGGCGATCAGGTTTAGATAATATCAATATAGAAATGCACTTATTTCACCGTCTTGCATTTGCCTATAAAACTAAGATAAATCTTGATATTGAAAATGAATGGTTAGTTGATATCCCTCAAACAAAGCGGATAGTAAGAAAAATTACCAACACCTTTTGGTTTATACGCGAAATCTTACGGTATGGACAAGATTGCAAGGTCTTATCCCCAGATAATGTACAAAATCTTATTAAAATGGAAATCGAAAAGATGAGAACCCTGTATTAG
- a CDS encoding trans-aconitate 2-methyltransferase: MKRFYESTYKNAKAPESLPWHTEEIPPILLAATERIKIGKVLDLGCGAGVYATYLASKGYAVTAIDYVPKALDMARQRAERQQVTVNFVEADILQWQTEVKFDIVFDRGCFHGIADNEQRLKFKNNLLEWLSPTGVFALTHFCRRNFFDWRPMGPRRKTRDEIDSFLLPELREINYSDEVFPTPLPIGPTVKLGHYLFERVA, encoded by the coding sequence ATGAAAAGATTTTACGAATCGACCTACAAAAATGCCAAAGCTCCTGAAAGCCTACCTTGGCATACAGAAGAAATCCCGCCGATATTGCTGGCAGCCACGGAACGGATTAAAATTGGTAAAGTTCTCGACCTTGGCTGTGGTGCTGGAGTCTATGCAACTTATCTAGCTTCTAAAGGATATGCAGTGACAGCAATTGACTATGTGCCGAAAGCATTGGACATGGCAAGGCAGAGGGCGGAAAGACAGCAGGTTACTGTTAACTTTGTGGAGGCTGATATTTTACAATGGCAGACAGAGGTAAAGTTTGATATAGTTTTTGACCGCGGATGTTTTCACGGCATTGCAGATAACGAACAACGTCTCAAGTTTAAGAACAATCTCCTGGAGTGGCTTTCACCAACTGGGGTTTTTGCTTTAACACATTTTTGCCGCCGTAACTTTTTTGATTGGCGACCTATGGGACCGAGAAGAAAAACTCGGGATGAGATTGATAGCTTCTTACTGCCAGAATTGAGAGAAATAAATTACAGTGATGAAGTCTTTCCAACCCCATTGCCCATCGGTCCGACAGTTAAGCTCGGACACTATTTATTTGAGAGGGTTGCTTAA
- a CDS encoding ABC transporter substrate-binding protein → MGFILFPGLGSLLAINLWANAAVADVIPSFDPMICQSARFSTPSAAAIRELSPTGKLRVAINTGNYVLANERGDFVPYGISVDIAHFLEKQLKVTADFVVVKSAAESFERVSQNQSDIGFFGVDPWRGKHVSYTQPYIQIEGSYIVRADSPFKSLADVDRPGVEIVVGKNSVYNLFLERNIRQAGLIQAPTSPEVTSYMLAHNYLVGAGIRNQLEADSKRLGGLRILPEPFMTINQSIATGQGRPEGLDYLQTFIRELKTSGCVQELITKYAVESATVAK, encoded by the coding sequence ATGGGTTTTATATTGTTCCCCGGACTGGGAAGTCTCTTAGCCATCAATCTCTGGGCTAATGCTGCGGTTGCTGACGTTATTCCCTCATTTGATCCGATGATTTGTCAATCTGCTCGTTTTTCCACCCCCTCCGCCGCCGCTATTCGGGAATTGTCTCCCACCGGTAAACTGCGTGTGGCGATTAACACGGGAAACTATGTGCTGGCAAACGAAAGGGGGGACTTTGTCCCTTACGGTATCTCCGTGGATATTGCCCATTTCTTAGAGAAACAACTAAAGGTGACCGCGGACTTTGTGGTGGTGAAATCTGCTGCTGAATCCTTTGAGCGGGTCAGTCAAAATCAGTCAGATATTGGCTTTTTTGGCGTTGATCCTTGGCGTGGGAAGCATGTGTCCTATACGCAGCCGTACATTCAGATTGAAGGTTCCTATATTGTCCGGGCAGATTCCCCTTTCAAAAGTCTGGCGGATGTGGACCGGCCTGGAGTGGAAATTGTGGTTGGCAAAAATAGTGTTTATAACCTTTTCTTGGAGCGGAATATTCGCCAAGCCGGTCTGATCCAGGCCCCAACTTCCCCGGAAGTCACGAGTTATATGCTGGCTCATAACTATCTGGTGGGGGCGGGGATCCGAAATCAACTTGAGGCTGATAGTAAACGCTTGGGGGGATTACGGATTCTACCAGAGCCGTTTATGACGATTAACCAGTCCATAGCTACCGGGCAGGGTCGGCCGGAAGGACTAGATTACCTCCAGACTTTTATCAGAGAGCTAAAGACAAGCGGTTGTGTTCAGGAATTAATCACAAAGTACGCTGTTGAGAGTGCAACTGTAGCCAAGTAA
- a CDS encoding SOS response-associated peptidase, with protein MGFKLINARSETVSEKPSFRYAFKHRRCLIPTDGFYEWQRVEGSKTKKQPYFFGLKDANIFAFAGLWERWESPEGDIIETCTILTTEANDVVRPIHDRMPVILDPKDYEIWLDPNLTSIDRLTPLLKPYPPEAMTAYPVSSNVNSPKNNTPECKQPVA; from the coding sequence ATAGGATTTAAGCTCATAAATGCTAGATCGGAAACAGTGTCTGAAAAACCTTCATTTCGCTATGCGTTCAAGCACAGGCGATGTTTGATTCCCACCGATGGGTTCTACGAATGGCAGCGAGTCGAAGGCAGCAAAACTAAAAAACAACCTTACTTTTTTGGACTAAAGGACGCAAATATCTTTGCCTTTGCGGGACTTTGGGAAAGGTGGGAAAGCCCCGAAGGAGACATCATTGAAACCTGTACGATCCTCACCACCGAGGCAAACGATGTCGTCAGACCGATACACGACCGAATGCCAGTTATCCTCGATCCCAAGGATTACGAAATTTGGCTCGATCCAAACTTGACCAGCATAGATCGCTTAACCCCACTCTTGAAACCCTACCCACCAGAGGCAATGACCGCATATCCAGTATCAAGCAACGTCAACAGTCCGAAAAATAACACTCCAGAATGCAAACAACCAGTAGCTTAG
- a CDS encoding AIM24 family protein has protein sequence MPDFDNEPIPELRNPQGVFQSGDLSLRIEGEVAPVVDLELGQQQSVYFEHHILLWKTPNVRLGLKGLKGATKRFFAGLEIFITEAHGPGNIAFSREAPGQIVVLQLERGQTVDVREHQFLLATSNIEYSFFFQRGLVNILFSRSGGLFIDRFEGKKEGGLLLIHGYGNVFEKVLALGEMLDVEPGAWLWKDSSVKMETVTALQSSGGFFGAIGVMLGGISFTLNRFIGPGRLGLQSMTYHPPIEEGATQVGGS, from the coding sequence ATGCCTGACTTTGACAACGAACCAATACCTGAGTTAAGAAATCCTCAAGGGGTATTTCAGTCTGGGGATTTGAGTTTGAGAATTGAAGGAGAAGTTGCTCCAGTAGTAGATTTAGAGTTAGGGCAACAACAATCAGTCTATTTTGAACACCATATCCTACTATGGAAAACCCCTAATGTGCGACTGGGATTGAAAGGATTAAAGGGAGCAACAAAACGATTCTTTGCAGGTCTAGAAATTTTCATCACTGAAGCTCATGGACCTGGCAATATTGCCTTTTCTAGAGAAGCCCCAGGACAGATTGTAGTTTTGCAATTAGAACGAGGTCAAACGGTCGATGTCAGAGAGCATCAGTTTTTACTGGCAACGAGTAATATCGAATACAGTTTCTTTTTTCAGCGTGGATTGGTAAATATTCTATTTAGTCGGAGTGGCGGATTATTTATCGATCGCTTTGAAGGCAAGAAAGAAGGAGGTTTACTATTAATTCATGGATATGGCAATGTATTTGAAAAAGTGCTTGCCCTCGGAGAAATGCTTGATGTGGAACCAGGAGCATGGTTGTGGAAAGATTCATCGGTAAAGATGGAAACGGTAACAGCTTTGCAATCTAGTGGAGGCTTTTTCGGGGCGATCGGGGTGATGCTGGGCGGAATTTCCTTTACTCTAAATCGTTTTATTGGTCCTGGTCGTCTGGGATTGCAGTCGATGACCTATCATCCACCAATAGAAGAAGGTGCCACTCAAGTAGGTGGTTCATAG
- a CDS encoding ImmA/IrrE family metallo-endopeptidase, translating to MVGSRIKLARKKAGYSLRGLADALNGKVSAQAIGKYERDEMTPSSDVLIALSKTLEVSIHYLLDSQQVELTNVDFRTKANTTAKDRARVETEVIEWVERYLEIEHILEMKSAEWKKPFDKVAINSVAEAEAVAIKLRDVWNLGTDPIPNMTELLEEKGLKVLVSELPGSVSGFTCLVQGARIINLPIIVINSQVSLERRRLTLAHELGHRLIDPEHLSEKEEEQACNRFAGAFLVPKSHLENEVGHLRHSFGYRELIYLKQIYRVSGAALLVRLRNIGVIIDAILTYSFQSIARTWRSSEPEPLENEDERGQKEKPCRFERLCYRALAEDLISTSKAAELLRYSIDKVEAELKGEPHIPQIKDAGHN from the coding sequence ATGGTTGGCTCCCGTATTAAGCTAGCTCGGAAGAAAGCTGGCTATTCATTACGAGGATTAGCTGATGCTCTGAATGGCAAAGTTAGTGCTCAAGCTATTGGCAAGTATGAACGTGATGAAATGACTCCAAGTTCAGATGTTTTGATTGCACTTAGTAAAACCTTAGAAGTATCCATACATTATTTGCTTGATTCTCAACAAGTCGAACTTACTAATGTTGATTTTCGGACTAAAGCTAATACAACTGCAAAAGATCGCGCTCGTGTAGAAACTGAGGTTATTGAATGGGTTGAGCGATACCTAGAAATTGAACATATTTTAGAAATGAAAAGTGCTGAATGGAAGAAACCATTCGACAAAGTTGCTATTAATTCTGTAGCAGAGGCTGAAGCAGTAGCAATCAAATTGAGAGATGTGTGGAATCTTGGGACTGATCCAATCCCGAATATGACCGAATTATTGGAAGAGAAGGGATTAAAAGTTTTAGTTAGTGAGTTACCTGGTAGTGTATCGGGATTTACTTGCCTTGTCCAAGGTGCCAGAATTATTAATTTGCCTATAATTGTCATAAATAGTCAGGTTTCCTTAGAACGGCGAAGACTAACACTTGCTCACGAGTTAGGACACAGACTTATCGATCCTGAACATCTATCAGAAAAAGAAGAAGAACAAGCTTGTAACCGTTTTGCAGGTGCTTTTTTAGTACCCAAATCTCACCTTGAAAATGAAGTTGGTCATTTACGACACTCTTTTGGCTATAGAGAGTTAATTTATCTGAAACAAATCTATCGAGTTAGTGGTGCGGCATTACTTGTGCGTCTGAGAAATATTGGTGTAATAATCGATGCTATTCTCACTTACTCATTTCAGAGCATTGCTCGAACTTGGCGGTCTAGTGAACCTGAGCCACTAGAAAATGAAGATGAGCGTGGGCAGAAAGAAAAACCTTGTCGATTTGAGAGGTTATGTTATCGAGCTTTAGCAGAAGACTTGATTTCAACCTCTAAAGCTGCGGAATTACTGCGCTATTCAATAGATAAAGTGGAAGCTGAATTAAAAGGAGAACCTCATATCCCTCAGATAAAAGATGCAGGTCATAATTAG
- a CDS encoding transposase, whose protein sequence is MNSQKKSKWTTLIIIDSQAVKNTCNASIESKGFCSYKATNGIKRHLAVDILGFPFFTYLTRANVSDDQGLIEMLTINIDYFKSKPDDITLTTILLDSGYDIEKLTTDLQKVYPEIMTKIRFEISPKVSKQQKAEKGLSGFVVVPTRWVIGLKDAKS, encoded by the coding sequence GTGAACAGTCAAAAAAAATCAAAATGGACAACTTTAATCATCATTGACTCACAAGCAGTGAAAAATACCTGTAATGCAAGTATAGAATCCAAGGGCTTCTGCTCCTACAAAGCAACTAACGGGATCAAAAGACATTTAGCCGTTGACATACTGGGATTTCCTTTCTTTACCTATTTAACAAGAGCAAATGTATCAGATGACCAAGGACTGATTGAAATGTTAACGATTAACATTGATTACTTCAAATCGAAGCCAGATGACATTACCCTAACTACGATATTGCTGGATAGTGGTTATGATATCGAAAAATTGACGACTGATTTACAGAAGGTTTATCCTGAGATTATGACTAAGATTAGGTTTGAAATTTCTCCTAAGGTATCAAAGCAACAGAAGGCAGAAAAAGGTCTGTCTGGGTTTGTAGTTGTGCCGACAAGGTGGGTAATTGGGTTGAAAGATGCAAAATCTTAG
- a CDS encoding transposase, with the protein MLNPYSSSLTDKEWEIIEPLLPKKKQTRPPTWTKRQILDGILYQLKNGCNWRDMPRDLPPFSTVYRYYKEWKDTGTFTAIMEALHSTAREQSKKIKMDNFNHH; encoded by the coding sequence ATGCTAAATCCATACTCAAGTAGCCTAACAGATAAAGAATGGGAAATTATAGAACCATTGCTCCCAAAGAAAAAGCAAACTAGACCGCCAACTTGGACAAAAAGACAAATTTTAGACGGCATACTCTACCAACTTAAAAACGGTTGTAATTGGCGAGATATGCCCCGAGACTTACCACCATTCTCTACAGTGTATCGATACTACAAGGAGTGGAAAGATACAGGTACATTTACTGCGATTATGGAAGCCTTGCATTCAACAGCCCGTGAACAGTCAAAAAAAATCAAAATGGACAACTTTAATCATCATTGA
- a CDS encoding SulP family inorganic anion transporter, which produces MKKAIANKAQPAIKSHSRLFQGILPLQRDAIGSDIIAGIVLAALGIPEVMGYTKIAGTPIATGLYTLILPVVAFAFLGSSRHLVVAADSATAAILAAGLSGLAPLGSAQYLALAESVAILVAGLLLFARLFRLGFLADFLSRTVLIGFLTGVGIQVAIRQLPGLLDIKDGGHQPVQQIMTAIAGLPQANPLAIGISVSVLITIHLFERFLPKFPGALLAVVGAILASWIFNFASLGVTVIGAVPSGLPSFGLPAINLSELPQILGIALSCIIVIVAQSAATSRAYAFRYSESFNENVDLEGLAAANLAAGLTGTFVVNGSPTKTEIVDTAGGRSQVAQLSTVAVVLIVILFLTQPISYLPNAVLAAIVFSIGLRLIDIKGMQAIFNTHREEFYLAIITAATVVLIGVKEGIVQAIILSLILHVRHSYRPHTAIIIPNENQFWQPIPVQMGSISAPGLIIYRFSRDLFYANATFFSEEVQNLVKSADPPVRWFILEARAITEIDYSASQTLRDVVKELSIQNVTLVISGLSPETKRQFDQDGLTNLIGADRFFYHLEDALAAFYSECT; this is translated from the coding sequence ATGAAAAAAGCGATCGCGAATAAAGCTCAGCCAGCAATAAAGTCCCATTCACGACTGTTTCAAGGGATTTTACCTTTGCAACGAGATGCGATCGGGAGTGATATCATCGCGGGTATTGTACTGGCGGCTCTGGGTATTCCTGAAGTGATGGGATACACCAAGATTGCGGGAACGCCGATCGCGACAGGTCTGTATACTCTCATTCTGCCCGTCGTGGCATTTGCATTTTTGGGTTCTTCCCGCCATCTGGTCGTTGCTGCCGACTCTGCTACAGCGGCAATTTTGGCGGCTGGGCTATCAGGTTTAGCACCGTTAGGCAGTGCCCAATATTTAGCCTTAGCGGAATCAGTTGCCATCCTTGTTGCTGGATTATTGCTATTTGCCCGCCTGTTTCGGCTCGGATTCCTCGCCGATTTTTTGTCGCGGACAGTCTTAATCGGCTTCTTGACTGGGGTAGGAATTCAGGTAGCGATCAGACAATTACCAGGATTACTCGATATCAAGGATGGTGGGCATCAGCCCGTGCAACAAATTATGACAGCGATCGCAGGGCTACCCCAGGCTAACCCCTTAGCGATCGGCATTTCTGTCAGCGTTCTGATTACCATTCATCTATTCGAGAGATTCTTGCCAAAATTCCCAGGAGCATTGCTGGCTGTAGTTGGCGCGATTCTTGCCAGTTGGATATTTAACTTTGCCAGCCTTGGCGTAACAGTTATCGGGGCTGTGCCCAGTGGGTTACCCTCCTTTGGGTTACCCGCAATCAATCTGAGCGAACTTCCCCAAATATTGGGCATTGCCTTGTCCTGCATTATTGTCATTGTCGCCCAAAGTGCCGCCACCTCCCGCGCTTACGCCTTTCGCTACAGCGAGAGCTTTAACGAAAATGTCGATTTGGAAGGTTTGGCGGCGGCTAATCTCGCGGCGGGATTAACTGGCACATTTGTGGTCAATGGCAGCCCGACTAAAACGGAAATTGTGGACACGGCGGGAGGGCGCAGCCAAGTTGCTCAACTGTCTACAGTAGCCGTCGTACTAATCGTTATCCTCTTCCTCACTCAGCCGATTAGCTACCTACCCAATGCAGTTTTAGCAGCAATTGTATTCTCAATCGGGCTGAGGTTAATCGACATTAAAGGAATGCAGGCGATCTTTAATACCCATCGGGAAGAGTTCTATTTGGCGATCATCACTGCGGCTACGGTCGTTTTGATTGGCGTTAAGGAGGGGATTGTCCAAGCAATTATATTGTCACTAATCCTGCATGTACGCCATAGTTACCGACCCCATACTGCCATCATTATTCCCAATGAAAATCAATTTTGGCAGCCGATTCCCGTACAAATGGGTAGTATCTCGGCACCAGGTCTAATTATTTATCGATTTAGTAGAGACCTCTTTTATGCAAACGCTACTTTCTTTTCCGAAGAGGTGCAAAACTTAGTAAAAAGTGCCGATCCACCAGTGCGGTGGTTCATTTTGGAAGCCAGAGCAATTACTGAAATCGACTACTCTGCTTCTCAAACATTACGAGATGTGGTTAAGGAATTATCCATACAGAACGTAACTTTAGTCATTTCTGGTCTATCTCCAGAGACAAAAAGACAGTTCGATCAAGATGGACTAACGAATTTAATTGGTGCCGATCGCTTTTTTTACCATTTAGAAGATGCGTTAGCGGCTTTTTATTCAGAGTGTACCTGA
- a CDS encoding DUF2252 domain-containing protein, whose protein sequence is MNGFTPQLLSRAEGIAKGKALREQVPRASHEEWKPSPDRAEPTAMLETSNQGRLPELIPLRYGRMLASPFAFLRGAACIMAFDLSKTPKTGIKVQAGGDCHLSNFGGYGTPERNLVFDVNDFDESLLAPWEWDVKRLATSIVVAGRSLKFSDKIGRTAAIAAVQSYREHMNEYTQMTPMEVWYDQIGVESLLAYTDRAKQLKKLKSEVEKARALTPVMELHKLTEIVDGQRRFISNPPLVSQPIPEDPLVAEMLSVFYKYRQTLREDIRILLDRYRIVDVAMKVVGVGSVGTRCGIALLVTGDNYPLFLQIKEARSSVLEPYAGKSSYDNHGQRVVAGQRLMQASTDIFLGWARGDLGHDFYLRQLRDMKISVEIESMNDTDLRGYSQLCGWALARSHARSGDRFVISGYLGQSDTFDLAIANFAVAYADQNDRDYQQLVAAVAAGKIKTIKG, encoded by the coding sequence ATGAATGGTTTTACTCCACAACTCCTGTCACGGGCTGAAGGTATCGCAAAAGGAAAAGCACTGCGGGAACAAGTACCAAGAGCGAGTCATGAGGAGTGGAAACCCTCACCAGATCGAGCCGAACCTACGGCAATGTTGGAAACATCTAACCAAGGCAGATTGCCAGAGTTGATACCTCTGAGATACGGGCGAATGTTGGCATCTCCCTTTGCCTTTCTGCGAGGAGCAGCCTGCATTATGGCATTCGATCTGAGCAAAACGCCTAAAACTGGTATAAAAGTTCAAGCTGGTGGGGATTGCCATTTGTCTAACTTTGGTGGGTATGGCACACCAGAACGAAATCTTGTCTTCGATGTCAATGACTTTGACGAGAGCCTGTTAGCTCCTTGGGAATGGGATGTAAAGCGGTTAGCTACTAGCATTGTGGTAGCAGGGCGATCGCTCAAATTCTCCGACAAAATCGGGCGCACGGCGGCGATCGCTGCGGTTCAATCCTACCGCGAACATATGAACGAATATACCCAAATGACCCCAATGGAGGTTTGGTACGATCAAATTGGAGTTGAATCGCTACTTGCATATACCGATCGTGCTAAACAACTCAAAAAACTGAAAAGTGAAGTAGAAAAAGCAAGAGCGTTAACACCTGTAATGGAACTGCACAAATTAACCGAAATAGTGGATGGACAGAGGCGTTTCATCAGTAATCCACCCTTAGTATCCCAACCAATACCTGAAGACCCACTAGTAGCAGAGATGTTATCCGTGTTTTATAAATATCGACAAACTTTACGAGAAGATATCCGCATTTTACTAGACCGTTATAGGATTGTTGATGTAGCGATGAAGGTAGTAGGAGTTGGGAGTGTTGGTACTCGCTGTGGAATTGCTCTACTGGTGACGGGGGATAATTACCCTTTATTTCTACAGATTAAAGAAGCACGCAGTTCTGTACTGGAACCTTATGCAGGCAAAAGTAGTTACGATAACCACGGTCAAAGGGTGGTTGCAGGTCAACGGCTGATGCAAGCCTCAACCGATATTTTCCTCGGATGGGCAAGGGGCGATCTTGGACACGATTTTTATCTGCGGCAACTTAGAGATATGAAAATTTCTGTCGAGATTGAAAGCATGAATGATACGGATTTGAGGGGCTACTCTCAGTTATGTGGCTGGGCTTTGGCACGAAGTCACGCTCGGTCAGGTGATCGCTTTGTGATTAGTGGTTATCTGGGGCAAAGCGACACATTTGATCTCGCTATTGCTAATTTTGCGGTTGCCTATGCCGACCAAAACGATAGAGATTATCAACAGTTAGTTGCGGCAGTTGCGGCAGGAAAGATTAAGACGATCAAGGGCTAA